In Dryobates pubescens isolate bDryPub1 chromosome 15, bDryPub1.pri, whole genome shotgun sequence, the following proteins share a genomic window:
- the SNRPF gene encoding small nuclear ribonucleoprotein F, translating to MSLPLNPKPFLNGLTGKPVMVKLKWGMEYKGYLVSVDGYMNMQLANTEEYIDGALSGHLGEVLIRCNNVLYIRGVEEEEEDGEMRE from the exons ATG agcctgcccctcAACCCCAAGCCTTTCCTCAACGGGCTGACGGGGAAGCCAGTGATGGTGAAGCTGAAGTGGGGGATGGAGTACAAAGGCTACCTCGTCTCCGTCGACGGCTACATGAACATGCAG CTTGCAAACACAGAAGAGTACATAGACGGTGCATTGTCCGGGCACCTGGGTGAAGTCTTGATAAG GTGCAATAATGTTTTGTACATCAGAGGtgtggaagaagaggaagaagatggaGAAATGAGAGAATAA
- the AMDHD1 gene encoding probable imidazolonepropionase produces the protein MAAPQRLLLENAEQLVLVCARGERYLLRDGCARLALLRNASLVVGLDGRIKAVGQADVIRHQFSGATFERIIDCSGKCVLPGLVDAHTHPVWAGDRVHEFAMKLAGASYMEIHQAGGGIHFTVEHTRKATEEELLSTFRHRLERMQRAGSTLVECKSGYGLSLETELKMLRVIQRAQGSLDIGISSTYCGAHSVPKGKTAAEATDDIVNHHLPKLRELQQSGEIHVDNIDVFCEKGVFDLESTRRILQAGKDAGLQINFHGDELHPMRSAELGAELGARAISHLEEVSDEGITAMARAKCAAVLLPTTAYMLRLKQPRARKMLEEGVIVALGSDFNPNAYCLSMPMVMHLACVNMKMSMNEALAAATINAAYALGKSDTHGSIEAGKQGDLLVINSARWEHLIYQFGGHDSLIDYVIVKGKVIYQNERCGTMSSY, from the exons ATGGCGGCCCCGCAGCGGCTCCTGCTGGAGAACGCCgagcagctggtgctggtctgCGCCCGGGGCGAGCGCTACCTGCTGCGGGACGGCTGCGCACGCCTGGCCCTGCTGCGGAACGCCAGCCTGGTGGTGGGGCT AGATGGTCGGATCAAAGCTGTGGGCCAAGCAGATGTCATTCGCCATCAGTTTTCAGGAGCAACGTTTGAAAGGATAATTGACTGCTCTGGGAAGTGTGTGCTACCAG GCCTGGttgatgcacacacacacccagtgTGGGCTGGTGACAGGGTCCATGAGTTTGCAATGAAG ctGGCAGGTGCATCCTATATGGAGATCCACCAGGCTGGTGGAGGAATCCACTTCACCGTGGAACACACTCGGAAGGCCACAGAggaagagctgctcagcaccttccGACACCGCCTGGAGCGCATGCAGAGAGCAGGATCTACCTTGGTGGAGTGCAAGAGTGGCTATGGCTTAAGCTTGGAAACAGAGCTTAAAATGCTCAGGGTGATCCAACGTGCTCAGGGATCCCTGGATATTGGCATTTCATCGACCTACTGTGGAGCTCACTCTGTGCCCAA AGGGAAGACGGCTGCCGAAGCCACGGACGACATCGTcaaccaccacctcccaaaGCTGAGAGAGCTCCAACAAAGTGGTGAAATCCACGTGGACAATATAGATGTGTTCTGTGAGAAGGGAGTCTTTGATCTGGAGTCTACCAGGAGAATTctgcaggctgggaaagacgCAGGGTTACAGATTAACTTCCACGGGGATGAGCTCCACCCGATGAGATCTGCTGAG CTTGGAGCTGAACTGGGAGCTCGGGCTATCAGCCACCTGGAAGAAGTCAGTGATGAAGGTATCACAGCCATGGCAAGAGCTAagtgtgctgctgtcctgttACCAACAACTGCCTACATGCTAAG aCTGAAGCAACCTCGAGCTAGAAAAATGTTAGAAGAAGGAGTTATAGTTGCCCTTGGCAGTGACTTCAATCCTAATGCATACTGTTTGTCCATG CCTATGGTGATGCATCTGGCCTGTGTCAACATGAAGATGTCAATGAATGAagctctggcagctgccacCATCAACGCCGCTTACGCTCTGGGCAAGTCAGACACCCATGGCTCCATAGAGGCTGGCAAGCAGGGGGACCTCCTTGTCATCAACTCAGCAAG GTGGGAACACTTGATTTACCAGTTTGGGGGCCATGACTCATTGATCGACTACGTTATAGTTAAAGGAAAAGTCATCTATCAAAATGAGAGGTGTGGGACAATGAGCAGCTACTGA
- the HAL gene encoding histidine ammonia-lyase, which produces MPRYTVHVRGEWLAVPCLDGTSTIRWLGKEAVRRYMKNKPDNGGFASVEEVRFYIRRCKGLGLLDLDDTVEDALEDNEFVEVVIEGDIMSPDFIPSQPEGVHLYSKYREPEQYISLDGNSLTTEDLVNLGKGLYKIKLTPEAEAKVNQSREVIERIVKEQTVVYGITTGFGKFARTVIPNSKLRELQVNLVRSHSAGVGKPLSPERSRMLLALRINVLAKGYSGISLETLQQVIEAFNASCLPYIPEKGTVGASGDLAPLSHLALGLIGEGKMWSPKSGWADAKYVLEAHGLRPITLKPKEGLALINGTQMITSLGCEAVERAGAIARQADIIAALTLEVLKGTTRAFDTDIHAVRPHRGQAEVAFRFRSLLDSDHHPSEIAESHRFCDRVQDAYTMRCCPQVHGVVNDTIAFVKDIITTEINSATDNPMVFAERAETISGGNFHGEYPAKALDYLAIGVHELAAISERRIERLCNPSLSELPAFLVTEGGLNSGFMIAHCTAAALVSENKALCHPSSVDSLSTSAATEDHVSMGGWAARKALRVIEHVEQVLAIELLAACQGIEFLRPLRTTTPLEKVYDLVRSVVRPWMKDRFMAPDIEAAHRLLVEQKVWEVAKPYIEKYRREQHPESRPISPTAFSFSLGSLDTNSSVGHHHRHQDDL; this is translated from the exons ATGCCGCGGTACACGGTGCACGTCCGAGGGGAATGGCTGGCCGTGCCCTGCCTCGACGGCACCAGCACCATCCGGTGGCTGGGGAAAGAAGCCGTCAGGAGGTACATGAAGAACAAGCCTGACAACGGGGGCTTTGCCTCGGTGGAGGAAGTCAGGTTTTACATCCGAAGGTGCAAGGGCCTTGGCTTGCTGGATCTTGATGACACAGTGGAGGACGCTCTAGAGGACAACGAATTCGTTGAAGTCG TGATAGAAGGAGATATAATGTCTCCAGATTTCATACCATCTCAGCCAGAAGGAGTGCATTT ATACAGCAAATACCGAGAACCAGAACAG TATATTTCTTTAGATGGCAACAGCTTAACCACAGAGGACTTGGTCAATTTAGGAAAGGGGCTCTACAAGATAAAG CTCACCCCTGAAGCAGAAGCTAAAGTCAACCAGTCAAGAGAAGTGATTGAAAGGATTGTAAAGGAGCAGACAG TTGTGTATGGAATCACCACCGGCTTTGGGAAGTTTGCCAGGACTGTCATTCCAAACAGTAAGCTGAG GGAGCTGCAGGTGAACTTGGTCCGTTCACACTCAGCAG GTGTGGGGAAACCTCTGAGCCCGGAGAGATCTCGCATGTTGTTGGCGCTGAGGATCAATGTCCTAGCGAAAGGATACAGTGGAATATCCCTGGAAACTCTCCAGCAAGTTATTGAAGCATTCAATG catcctgcctgcctTATATCCCAGAGAAAGGCACAGTTGGAGCCAGTGGAGACTTGGCCCCCCTCTCCCATCTTGCTCTGGGGTTAATTGGAGAGGGAAAGATGTGGTCCCCAAAGAGTGGCTGGGCTGATGCTAAATAT GTCCTGGAAGCCCATGGCCTGAGACCAATTACCTTGAAGCCAAAAGAG GGTCTGGCTCTCATCAATGGGACACAGATGATCACATCGCTGGGCTGCGAAGCGGTGGAAAGAGCTGGAGCTATAGCTCGACAAGCTGACATCATTGCTGCCCTTACACTTGAGGTCTTGAAGGGTACCACGAGGGCCTTTGACACTG ACATCCACGCGGTGCGCCCGCACCgagggcaggctgaggtggCGTTTCGATTCAGATCCCTGCTGGATTCTGACCACCATCCATCAGAAATAGCAG AGAGCCATCGATTCTGTGACCGAGTTCAGGATGCGTACACCATGCGCTGCTGCCCTCAG GTCCATGGAGTTGTAAATGATACAATTGCCTTTGTGAAGGACATCATCACAACTGAAATCAACAGTGCCACAGACAACCCT ATGGTGTTTGCTGAAAGAGCAGAGACCATTTCTGGAGGGAATTTTCATGGTGAATATCCTGCCAAG GCTCTGGACTATCTGGCCATTGGTGTGCATGAGCTGGCTGCAATCAGTGAAAGAAGAATTGAGAGGCTCTGCAACCCCTCTCTCAGCGAGCTGCCTGCATTTTTAGTCACTGAAGGTGGTCTGAACTCTGGGTTCATGATTGcacactgcacagcagctgccctaG TTTCTGAGAACAAAGCCTTGTGCCATCCCTCTTCTGTGGATTCACTCTCCACCAGTGCTGCTACAGAGGATCATGTGTCCATGGGAGGATGGGCTGCCAGGAAAGCTCTGAGAGTTATTGAGCACGTGGAACAAG TTCTGGCTATCGAGCTGCTCGCCGCCTGCCAGGGCATTGAGTTCCTACGCCCTCTGAGgacaaccacccccctggagaAGGTCTATGACCTTGTGCGCTCTGTGGTGAG GCCTTGGATGAAAGATCGCTTCATGGCCCCGGACATTGAAGCGGctcacaggctgctggtggagcaGAAG GTGTGGGAGGTGGCTAAACCTTACATTGAGAAGTACAGGAGGGAACAACACCCTGAATCAAGACCCATTTCACCAAcagctttctccttctccctgggaTCACTGGACACGAATTCAAGTGTGGGTCATCACCACAGGCATCAGGATGACCTTTAA